Within the Myxococcaceae bacterium JPH2 genome, the region CACTCGCTCCTCGCCACGCAGGTCGTCTCGCGGATCCGCTCCGAGTTCCGCGTGGAACTCCCGCTGCGCGCACTCTTCGAGGACGCAACGCTCGGCGCGCTCGCGCTCCGCGTCGACTCACTCCGCCCCTCGTCGCTCGTGCCGCCGCTCGTGCCCACCGCGCGAGACACGGCGCTCCCGCTCTCCTTCGCGCAGCAGCGCCTCTGGCTCATTGATCAGCTCGAGTCCGGAACCGCGCTCTACAACATCCCCGTCCCCGTCCGGCTCGAAGGCGCGCTTGACCTCGAGGTCCTGTCGCGCGCACTCGCGGAAGTCGTGCGCCGCCACGAGTCCCTGCGCACCACCTTCGTCGAGCACGAAGGGCAGCCGGTCCAGCGCATCGCGCCCACGCTCTCGATCCCGCTCGTCATCCAGGACCTCTCGGCGGTGCCGGACTCCGAGCGCGAGGCCCAGGCACGCCTGCACATCGCCGAGGAGATCCAGAAGCCCTTCCACCTCCAGCAGGGCCCGCTGCTCCGCGCGCTGCTGCTGAAGCTGCGCGACACCGAGCACCTCCTCGTCGTGACGATGCACCACATCGTCTCCGATGGTTGGTCGCTGGGAGTGCTGCTCCGCGAACTCGGCGCGCTGTATGCCGCGTTCGCGCAAGGCGCTGCATCCCCGCTCGCGGAGCTGTCCGTGCAGTACGCGGACTTCGCGGCATGGCAGCGCGGCTGGCTCCAGGGCGATGTCCTCCAGCGTCAGGTCGACTTCTGGAAGCGTCACCTCGCCGGTGCCCCGCCGCTCCTCGAGCTGCCCACCGACAAGCCTCGTCCCGCCGTTCAGGGCACCGCCGGCGCCACCCTCGCCTTCTCTCTGCCCAAGGCCCTCTCCGACTCCCTCAAGGCCCTCGCGCTCCATGAAGGCGGCTCGCTCTTCATGGTCCTCCTCGCCTCCTGGCAGTCGCTCCTCGCCCGCTACTCCGGCCAGCTCGACATCTCCGTCGGCTCTCCCATCGCAGGACGCACGCGTTCCGAGACCGAAGGCCTCATCGGCTTCTTCGTCAACACCCTCGTCCTGCGCGCTCAGCTGACCGAGGCCCAGACGTTCCGCCAGTTGCTCCAGCAGACCCGCGAGTCCGTCCTCGCCGCCTACGAGCACCAGGACGTCCCCTTCGAGAAGCTCGTCGAAGCGCTCCAGCCCGCGCGCAGCCTCAGCCACGCACCGCTCTTCCAGTCGCTCCTCGCGCTCCAGAACGTGCCCTCGCGCGCGCTCCAACTCCCGGGCCTCTCTCTCAAGCCCGTCGAGTTCGAGACC harbors:
- a CDS encoding non-ribosomal peptide synthetase, with protein sequence GFRIELGEVEAALRASPAVKDTVVVAKGDGADKRLVAYLVLKAGFTPNLDALKSHLRQGLPEYMVPSAFVFMEALPLNSNGKVDRKALPEPDAPSSSRVFRQPSSPTETALAAIWADVLRQPRVGLDDSFFELGGHSLLATQVVSRIRSEFRVELPLRALFEDATLGALALRVDSLRPSSLVPPLVPTARDTALPLSFAQQRLWLIDQLESGTALYNIPVPVRLEGALDLEVLSRALAEVVRRHESLRTTFVEHEGQPVQRIAPTLSIPLVIQDLSAVPDSEREAQARLHIAEEIQKPFHLQQGPLLRALLLKLRDTEHLLVVTMHHIVSDGWSLGVLLRELGALYAAFAQGAASPLAELSVQYADFAAWQRGWLQGDVLQRQVDFWKRHLAGAPPLLELPTDKPRPAVQGTAGATLAFSLPKALSDSLKALALHEGGSLFMVLLASWQSLLARYSGQLDISVGSPIAGRTRSETEGLIGFFVNTLVLRAQLTEAQTFRQLLQQTRESVLAAYEHQDVPFEKLVEALQPARSLSHAPLFQSLLALQNVPSRALQLPGLSLKPVEFET